From a region of the Arachis ipaensis cultivar K30076 chromosome B09, Araip1.1, whole genome shotgun sequence genome:
- the LOC107619696 gene encoding uncharacterized protein LOC107619696, with protein MAANSFQQQKQNHGNKVVPKQQCSSRRTPSFSSSSSSSVESSSFYYFHDDHNKILLSPASPLRFSGGVPFSWEHLPGIPKKQSSKRIPSSPSSMKLLPLMPPPTKHGSHDQEASRIRKKNSSFQKDPFLAALVECSKEDQDQETRGRNRNLWSGPKVSRSISDRFGFTDIYGSCKRTCAVSESIVYLPSSSSSSSSSSSRRRTL; from the coding sequence ATGGCAGCTAATAGTTTTCAGCAACAGAAGCAGAACCATGGCAACAAGGTTGTTCCAAAACAACAATGTTCATCTAGAAGAACACCTTCATTCTCCTCATCATCTTCATCCTCCGTTGAATCTTCATCATTCTACTACTTCCATGACGACCACAACAAGATTCTCCTCAGCCCTGCTTCTCCTCTTAGATTCTCCGGCGGCGTTCCGTTCTCCTGGGAGCATCTCCCCGGCATCCCGAAGAAGCAGAGTTCAAAGAGAATCCCCTCATCACCTTCGTCAATGAAGCTTCTTCCATTGATGCCACCGCCAACCAAGCACGGTAGCCATGACCAAGAAGCTTCTAGAATTCGAAAGAAGAACTCCAGCTTCCAGAAAGATCCATTCTTAGCAGCACTTGTAGAGTGTTCCAAAGAAGATCAAGATCAAGAAACAAGAGGAAGAAACAGGAATCTGTGGAGTGGACCCAAGGTTTCAAGGAGTATCAGTGATCGTTTCGGATTCACAGACATTTATGGTTCTTGTAAGAGAACTTGTGCTGTTTCTGAATCCATTGTTTACCTTCCAAGCTCTTcatcttcttcgtcttcttcttcaagcCGCCGCAGAACCCTCTGA